Proteins found in one Primulina eburnea isolate SZY01 chromosome 16, ASM2296580v1, whole genome shotgun sequence genomic segment:
- the LOC140816088 gene encoding uncharacterized protein produces the protein MEIYQGSPSSGVYKLEELGEHGNNDGSVCTKSESKMEREVGESSNQGLSKEALYGYFSRMMRAELDPLYERLDRLENEYDLGVEEESQNENWGMRERGRGFGRGRREALRGRYDDGNKEDNNIGSIKMKIPSFHVTTKKRCNERPIETWAEMKSVMRKSEGDDGEYEDEMPALEDPDEGYEAVVGEALVTRRIMSTQVKEEETNQRENLFHTRCFVNGKVCNLIIDGGSCTNVASLEMVEKLSLPTLKHPQPYKLQWLNDCAEVKVNKQVLVVFSIGKYVDEVLCDVVPMHACHILLGRPWQYDRQVTHDGFRNIYSFVIKKEPIVLIPLSPKQIMEDQREKKKRDEAEIKSEKKKKKKEGKENERKEVRKKTYMAQKSEVKQLLHTHDTLVLILYKEILFNTSDIAGNLPRIVVSLLQEFDDIFPEDLPQGIPPLRGIEHQIDFVPGSALPNRPAYRINPEEIKKLQRQVSELLDRAFVRESMSPCSVPVLLVPKKDGSWRMCVDCRAINNITIKYRHPIPRLDDMLDELHGAFIFSKIDLKSGYHQIRMREGDEWKTTVKTKYGLYEWMVMPFGLTNAPSNFMRLMNHVLRAYIGKFVVVYFDDILVYSKDLDEHVKHLRLVLITLRDEQLYANLKKCDFCTSKLVFLGFVVSSQGIQVDEDKVSAIRDWPTPANVSQVRSFHGLASFYRRFVKEFSTLAAPMTAVIKKNVPFHLSEEQEKSVYIIK, from the exons ATGGAGATTTATCAAGGAAGTCCTTCAAGTGGGGTGTATAAACTAGAAGAGCTTGGTGAACATGGGAACAATGATGGAAGTGTTT GTACAAAATCTGAAAGTAAAATGGAGAGAGAAGTAGGAGAAAGTTCGAATCAGGGGTTGTCTAAGGAGGCGTTATATGGGTATTTTAGTAGAATGATGAGGGCCGAGTTGGATCCTTTATATGAGAGGTTGGATAGGCTTGAG AATGAATATGATTTGGGAGTAGAAGAGGAAAGTCAAAACGAGAACTGGGGTATGAGGGaaagaggtagaggatttggtagggGAAGAAGAGAAGCCTTACGTGGTAGGTACGATGATGGGAATAAGGAAGATAATAACataggtagcattaagatgaaaattccgtcGTTCCATG tgaccactaagaAAAGATGCAATGAGAGGCCTATAGAAACTTGGGCTGAGATGAAAAgcgtaatgaggaagag TGAGGGAGATGATGGAGAGTATGAAGATGAGATGCCTGCattagaggatcctgatgagggatatgaggcAGTTGTGGGTGAAGCgttagtgactaggcgtataATGAGTACCCAAGTCAAGGAAGAAGAAACAAACCAAAGGGAAAACTTATTTCATACTAGGTGTTTTGTCAATGGCAAAGTTTGCAATCTTATTATAGATGGAGGAAGTTGTACCAATGTTGCTAGTCTtgagatggttgaaaaattgaGCTTGCctactttgaaacatcctcaaccatataagCTACAGTGGTTGAATGACTGTGCTGAAGTGAAAGTGAACAAACAAGTCTTGGTTGTGTTTTCGATTGggaagtatgttgatgaggtgttgtgtgatgtggtgccaatgcatgcttgtcatattttgttaggtagaccatggcaatatgatagacaagtgacacatgatgggtttagaaatatatattcttttgtAATCAAGAAAGAACCCATTGTTTTAATTCCTTTGTCCCCAAAACAAATAATGGAGGACCAAcgagaaaagaaaaaaagagatgaggccgaaataAAGAGTGAAAAGAAAA agaaaaaaaaagagggaaaagaaaatgagaggaaagaggtcagaaagaaaacatatatggcccaaaagagtgaggtGAAACAATTGTTGCATACACATGATacacttgtgttgattctttacaaagagattctctttaacacaagtgatatagccggaaaCCTTCCGAGAATTGTTGTTTCCCTTTTGCAGGAgtttgatgatatatttccgGAGGATCTACCTCAAGGgataccaccattgagggggattgagcaccaaattgattttgTACCCGGAAGTgcattgccaaatcgtccagcttatagAATCAATCCGGAGGAGATTAAGAAGCTTCaacggcaggtaagtgagttgttagatagggcttttgtgcgtgagtccatgtctccttgttctgtacctgttttattagttcctaagaaagatggttcatggcgtatgtgtgtggattgtagggcaatcaataatataaccatcaagtataggcatcccatacctagactagatgatatgttagatgagttgcatggtgcatttATTTTTAGTAAGATTGATTTAAAAAGTGGTTATCATCAAATTagaatgagggaaggtgatgagtggaaaacgacAGTTAAAACAAAAtatgggttatatgagtggatggtcatgccttttggtttaactaacgctcctagtaactttatgaggttgatgaatcatgttttgcgtgcttacataggaaaatttgttgtggtttattttgatgatattcttgtgtatagcAAAGATTTGGATGAGCATGTTAAACATTTAAGACTTGTACTGATAACACTTAGGGATGAACAATTATATGCTAATcttaagaaatgtgatttttgtacaagcaaGCTTGTTTTTCTTGGTTTCGTGGTAAGTTCACAggggatacaagtggatgaggataaggtaagtgctattcgagattggccaacacCTGCTAATGTTAGTCAAGttcgaagctttcatggtcttgcaagcttctataggaggtttgtaaaagaATTTAGCACActggcggcaccgatgacggcggtgattaagaagaacgttccatttcATTTgagcgaggagcaagagaagtctgtttatattattaaataa